The genomic stretch ACCCTCCTGGACCTCCTTGGTGTGCAGCTCTCTGACGTGGGGACGGCTGCCGATGATCGCCTCATTGACGTGACACTTCAGACAGGTGGCCGAACCGGTTTTCTTAAACCAATCCCGGGTCTTGAAGGCCATTTCGGGGCGGTGCAGTTCAAAAACCACCTCATCGCCGTAATCACCGGTGATCTCCGCCACCAGATCCTTGTAGGCCATGATGTGATCCCAGGTGGCCGCAAAGATGCCCGGGGAGACATGGCAATCACCGCAGATGGCCCGCACCCCGGAACGGGAGTTGTAGTGAACCGAGGTGCGATATTCATCCGCTGCAAAATCCATGGAGTGGCAGGTGGTGCAAAACTCTTCGGTGGCGGTCAAATGGTCGAACTCCACCAAAAACACAATCCCAGCCATCCCCACTACGATGCCGCCAGCCAGCCAGGGCAGCATGCGTTTATATTTGGTGAAAAGCCCGACGATCCAATTCTTCATTGAGCGCCTCCCTTGGCTTCACCGGTCTCCTGTATATATTCATCCATCTGCATGTGCAGGATGGGATCATCGATGTTGTGATGATTCATCCACTCGTGGTGCTTGCTTTGGCCCACATGGGTCGCCACCAGGTCACTGCCCAGCTGGAAGCCGGCCACTTGATGCACCTCGGGGAGAAACTTGGTGTAGAAGTTACGGGCCACCTGATACATCCCTTCCCACCAGACGTGGTTGGGGCTCCCCATGGAAGCGCCGTGCCTGGCACGGGCACCTTCATCATGCCACAGCTCCCAATAGGTGTATTCGATGGGCTCGTCAAAGGGGGTCGGTGTCAGCTTACCCCGCTTGTAAAGCTCCTGCATGATGGCCAGCGCCGGCTTGCCGAACTTTTCGTTGTAGAGCACCACCACATCGTCGAAAAGCTTCATGAAGCCGTTGGCAAACGGGGTGCCGTGACATTCTACACACACCTTCATCATGGCTGCCCGACGCCGTTTGGGGCCAG from Magnetococcales bacterium encodes the following:
- a CDS encoding NapC/NirT family cytochrome c is translated as MKNWIVGLFTKYKRMLPWLAGGIVVGMAGIVFLVEFDHLTATEEFCTTCHSMDFAADEYRTSVHYNSRSGVRAICGDCHVSPGIFAATWDHIMAYKDLVAEITGDYGDEVVFELHRPEMAFKTRDWFKKTGSATCLKCHVNEAIIGSRPHVRELHTKEVQEGKTCIECHYNLVHRKVPDRKTFKRDAWNEMIEQEFNLEPGEAAKIFERTS